A window of the Thermoleophilia bacterium SCSIO 60948 genome harbors these coding sequences:
- a CDS encoding cupin domain-containing protein codes for MCHKLLRADEAFWRPSNQMGVENTDLAKQLEATTLGARLWRLAPGQASTRHRHFETNELYIVLEGEGRIRVDDELLTLGPLDALHVDATSTRQVFNDTDADALWLIIGAPKEAANTLEMTPEQLAHLYPDGPKALPPELAS; via the coding sequence ATGTGCCACAAGCTCCTACGCGCCGATGAGGCGTTCTGGCGCCCGTCCAACCAGATGGGCGTCGAGAACACGGACCTCGCCAAACAGCTCGAGGCGACGACGCTCGGCGCTCGGCTCTGGCGGCTCGCGCCGGGCCAGGCCTCGACCCGCCACCGCCACTTCGAGACGAACGAGCTCTACATCGTGCTCGAGGGCGAGGGGCGGATCCGCGTCGACGACGAGCTGCTGACGCTCGGACCGCTCGACGCCCTCCACGTCGACGCAACCTCGACCCGCCAGGTCTTCAACGACACGGACGCCGATGCGCTCTGGCTCATCATCGGTGCGCCGAAGGAGGCCGCGAACACGCTCGAGATGACACCGGAGCAGCTCGCGCACCTTTACCCCGACGGCCCGAAGGCCCTGCCGCCGGAGCTCGCTTCGTAG
- a CDS encoding choline dehydrogenase, with protein sequence MVGAGSAGCVLANRLTEDGSARVLLLEAGGRDLDPKIKIPAAFADQFETKLDWAYYTEPEPAVNRRELFIPRGKAIGGSSSMNAMLYVRGRPLDYDLWAEQGAPGWGWNDVLPYFLKSEGNVNGASEFHGADGELTVGEQRSPRPVMKHLIESCLASGVPYSTDYNGPEQDGVSMFQVTQRNGRRWSAADAFLRPATKRDNLEVRTGVTVLGLELDGTRVTGVRVAGRRGQAETVRASGEVILAAGAIGSPQILQLSGIGAPDELKAVGVTPRHDLPGVGGNLQDHPFVTLMWEVSDPGTLYGADSPKNMAEWALRRTGPLSSTVAEGVAFVRTRPGLPAADIQFHIAAAYFEDHGKAEFDGHAAGYAPVLVSPKSRGRIWLRSSDPTAKPRILTNSLSEPDDVRSLVDGIEMAREFAAQSPFADIAVRELLPGPGVSTREDIEASLRERLMLIYHPVGTCRMSDEHPEAVVDSHCRVHGLEGVRVVDASVMPVIPGGNTNAPTIMVAERASDLIRGRVAAHA encoded by the coding sequence ATCGTCGGGGCGGGGTCGGCGGGGTGTGTGCTGGCGAACCGGCTGACGGAAGACGGCTCGGCGCGGGTGCTGTTGCTGGAGGCCGGGGGCCGGGACCTGGACCCGAAGATCAAGATCCCAGCGGCGTTCGCGGATCAGTTCGAGACGAAGCTCGACTGGGCCTATTACACGGAGCCCGAGCCCGCCGTGAACAGGCGCGAGCTGTTCATCCCGCGCGGCAAGGCGATCGGCGGGTCGAGCTCGATGAACGCGATGCTCTACGTCCGCGGCCGGCCGCTCGACTACGACCTCTGGGCCGAGCAGGGCGCGCCGGGCTGGGGCTGGAACGACGTCCTCCCCTACTTCCTGAAGTCCGAGGGCAACGTCAACGGCGCCTCCGAGTTCCACGGCGCCGACGGCGAGCTGACCGTCGGCGAACAGCGCTCGCCGCGGCCGGTCATGAAGCACCTGATCGAGTCGTGCCTGGCCTCCGGTGTCCCCTACTCGACGGACTACAACGGGCCCGAGCAGGACGGCGTCTCGATGTTCCAGGTGACGCAGCGAAACGGCCGCCGCTGGAGCGCCGCCGACGCCTTCCTGCGCCCCGCGACGAAGCGCGACAACCTCGAGGTCCGCACCGGCGTCACCGTGCTCGGCCTCGAGCTCGACGGCACGCGGGTCACCGGGGTGCGGGTCGCGGGCCGCCGAGGCCAAGCCGAAACCGTCAGGGCCTCGGGCGAGGTGATCCTCGCGGCGGGTGCGATCGGCTCGCCCCAGATCCTCCAGCTGAGTGGGATCGGAGCGCCCGACGAGCTCAAGGCCGTCGGGGTCACGCCGCGCCACGACCTACCCGGCGTCGGCGGCAACCTCCAGGACCACCCGTTCGTGACCCTGATGTGGGAGGTCTCGGACCCGGGCACCCTCTACGGCGCGGACTCGCCGAAGAACATGGCCGAGTGGGCTCTGCGCCGAACCGGCCCGCTGAGCTCGACGGTCGCCGAGGGCGTCGCGTTCGTGAGAACCCGTCCTGGTCTCCCCGCCGCCGACATCCAGTTCCATATCGCCGCCGCCTACTTCGAGGACCACGGCAAGGCGGAGTTCGACGGTCACGCGGCGGGCTACGCGCCGGTGCTGGTCTCGCCGAAGTCGCGCGGGCGGATCTGGCTGCGCTCCTCGGACCCGACCGCCAAGCCACGGATCCTCACCAACTCGCTCTCGGAGCCCGACGACGTCCGCTCGCTCGTCGACGGGATCGAGATGGCGCGCGAGTTCGCCGCCCAGTCCCCGTTCGCCGACATCGCTGTCCGCGAGCTGCTCCCCGGGCCCGGAGTCAGCACGCGCGAGGACATCGAGGCGAGCCTGCGCGAGCGGCTGATGCTGATCTACCACCCGGTCGGCACCTGCCGAATGTCCGATGAGCACCCCGAGGCGGTCGTCGACTCGCATTGCCGGGTCCACGGGCTCGAGGGGGTGCGGGTCGTCGACGCGTCGGTGATGCCGGTGATCCCCGGGGGCAACACGAACGCCCCGACGATCATGGTCGCCGAGCGGGCCTCAGACCTGATCCGCGGCCGCGTCGCCGCGCACGCCTAG
- a CDS encoding TetR/AcrR family transcriptional regulator, which produces MSSTSPSSSGEPALERRPRAPHLGPAKRRPLVLDAALRLIVERGYEATSMGAIAEASGVTKPVVYECFASKNELFSTLLEREERRIVTAVSEAMPRIDPATGDIEDVLRRGFTALLSGAREAPDSWRIVFDPKGGSDPLVEGRRRAVRAAATERLELEIRAVVDARNETSHPERLAAVLAEALISIAESGVRTLLASDGDWTPEELARLLARVSARGVESL; this is translated from the coding sequence GTGAGCTCAACCTCCCCAAGCAGCTCCGGCGAGCCCGCGCTGGAGCGGCGCCCTCGAGCACCCCACCTCGGACCGGCCAAACGCCGGCCGCTCGTGCTCGACGCCGCCCTGCGGCTGATCGTCGAGCGCGGCTACGAGGCGACGTCGATGGGCGCCATCGCCGAGGCGAGCGGCGTCACGAAGCCGGTCGTCTACGAATGCTTCGCGTCGAAGAACGAGCTCTTCTCGACCCTGCTCGAGCGCGAGGAGCGCCGCATCGTCACCGCCGTCAGCGAGGCGATGCCACGGATCGACCCGGCGACCGGCGACATCGAGGACGTCCTGCGGCGCGGCTTCACGGCCCTACTCAGCGGCGCCCGCGAAGCGCCCGACTCCTGGCGGATCGTCTTCGATCCGAAGGGCGGCTCGGACCCGCTCGTCGAGGGCCGGCGGCGCGCCGTCCGCGCGGCGGCGACCGAGCGGCTCGAGCTCGAGATCCGCGCCGTCGTCGACGCGCGAAACGAGACCTCCCACCCCGAGCGACTCGCCGCCGTCCTGGCCGAGGCGCTGATCTCGATCGCGGAGTCGGGGGTGCGCACGCTGCTCGCCTCCGACGGCGATTGGACCCCCGAAGAGTTGGCGCGGCTGCTCGCGCGGGTCAGCGCCCGCGGCGTCGAGAGCCTCTGA
- a CDS encoding acyl-CoA dehydrogenase, translating to MALTQDMKDIQEWVHGFAENVVRPAAHEWDEREETPWPVIQEAAKIGLYGFEGLAQFFADESGLGLPIVNEELFWGDAGIGMAIMGTSLAVAAIFGQGTGEQMGEWVPQCFGTESEPAVAAFCSSEPDAGSDVSAMRTTAKYDEATDEWVLNGQKAWATNGGIAKVHVVIASVDRELGSRGHAAFIIPPGTKGCEQGAKVSKHGLRASHTADVHLDDCRVPGSCLLGGKEKLDERLARIREGKSSRSQAAMATFEASRPTVGAQAIGIARAAYEYALDYAKERQQFGRPIIDNQSIAFTLADMKMEIDAARLLVWRASWMGRNQHAFTNAEGSMSKLKAGEVAVWATERAIQILGGNGYTREYPVERFHRDAKIYTIFEGTSEIQRLVISRAISGMKIR from the coding sequence ATGGCCCTGACCCAGGACATGAAGGACATCCAGGAGTGGGTCCACGGCTTCGCCGAGAACGTCGTCCGGCCGGCCGCCCACGAGTGGGATGAGCGTGAGGAGACCCCCTGGCCCGTGATCCAGGAGGCCGCGAAGATCGGCCTCTACGGCTTCGAGGGCCTGGCGCAGTTCTTCGCCGACGAGTCGGGCCTCGGCCTGCCGATCGTCAACGAGGAGCTCTTCTGGGGCGACGCCGGGATCGGCATGGCGATCATGGGCACCTCGCTCGCCGTCGCCGCGATCTTCGGCCAGGGCACCGGTGAGCAGATGGGCGAGTGGGTCCCGCAGTGCTTCGGCACCGAGTCCGAGCCCGCCGTCGCAGCGTTCTGCTCCTCCGAGCCCGACGCCGGCTCCGACGTCTCGGCGATGCGCACCACCGCCAAGTACGACGAGGCCACCGACGAGTGGGTCCTCAACGGCCAGAAGGCGTGGGCGACCAACGGCGGAATCGCCAAGGTCCACGTCGTGATCGCCTCGGTCGACCGCGAGCTCGGCTCGCGCGGCCACGCCGCGTTCATCATCCCGCCCGGGACGAAGGGCTGCGAGCAGGGCGCGAAGGTCTCCAAGCACGGCCTGCGCGCCTCGCACACCGCCGACGTCCACCTCGACGACTGCCGCGTCCCGGGCTCGTGCCTGCTCGGCGGCAAGGAGAAGCTCGACGAGCGCCTCGCCCGCATCCGCGAAGGCAAGAGCTCACGCTCGCAGGCGGCGATGGCGACGTTCGAGGCCTCGCGCCCGACCGTCGGCGCGCAGGCGATCGGGATCGCGCGGGCGGCGTATGAGTACGCGCTCGACTACGCGAAGGAGCGCCAGCAGTTCGGCCGCCCGATCATCGACAACCAGTCGATCGCGTTCACGCTCGCAGACATGAAGATGGAGATCGACGCGGCGCGCCTGCTCGTCTGGCGCGCCTCGTGGATGGGCCGAAACCAGCACGCGTTCACAAACGCCGAGGGCTCGATGTCGAAGCTCAAGGCCGGTGAGGTCGCGGTCTGGGCCACCGAGCGCGCGATCCAGATCCTCGGCGGCAACGGCTACACCCGCGAGTACCCGGTGGAGCGCTTCCACCGCGACGCGAAGATCTACACGATCTTCGAGGGCACGTCGGAGATCCAGCGCCTCGTCATCTCGCGCGCGATCTCGGGGATGAAGATCCGCTAG
- a CDS encoding sigma-70 family RNA polymerase sigma factor, whose protein sequence is MDASVSHRSQAAVAAFRAHGTALRTTARRVSICDADADEALGRALEICLRKVPRELAPEHLAGWMHVVTRREALAVRRSRERSMSGGEDSLARLPSAESDPFDVVVRGEAVTERLAVLGQLKPHERLAIALQAAGYSYAEIREHCGWTYTKVNRCLAEGRARLRELEDATLAA, encoded by the coding sequence ATGGATGCGTCAGTCTCCCACCGCTCCCAGGCCGCCGTCGCTGCGTTCCGTGCCCACGGCACCGCGCTTCGGACGACGGCGCGGCGTGTCTCGATCTGCGATGCGGACGCCGATGAGGCGCTCGGTCGCGCGCTCGAGATCTGCCTGCGCAAGGTCCCGCGCGAGCTCGCGCCCGAGCACCTCGCCGGATGGATGCACGTCGTGACGCGGCGCGAAGCGCTCGCGGTCCGGCGCTCGCGCGAGCGATCGATGAGCGGCGGCGAGGACTCGCTCGCGCGCCTGCCCTCCGCCGAGTCCGATCCCTTCGATGTGGTGGTCCGCGGCGAGGCGGTCACCGAGCGGCTCGCCGTCCTCGGTCAGCTCAAACCTCACGAGCGCCTGGCGATCGCGCTTCAGGCCGCGGGCTACTCCTACGCCGAGATCCGCGAGCACTGCGGCTGGACGTACACGAAGGTCAACCGCTGTCTGGCCGAGGGCCGGGCGCGGCTGCGCGAGCTCGAGGACGCCACGCTGGCGGCCTGA
- a CDS encoding SDR family oxidoreductase, which yields MATSIITGGAGFLGSHLCEALLGRGHRVLCIDNLDTGSLENIAGLRGSEFEFIQHDVTEPFFTDEPVDFVYHLASPASPIDYARLPLHTLKVGSYGTHHMLGLAKKKRARFVTASTSEVYGDPQVHPQPESYWGHVNPIGPRGVYDEAKRYAEALTMAYHRQQGVDTGIVRTFNTYGPRMRPHDGRAIPTFLRQALQDKPITVFGDGSQTRSFCFVDDQVRGYIAMAESDNHLPINIGNPNEFTLLELAERVIEVCESKSEIVFEALPIDDPQIRQPDITRARELLGWEPTVELAEGLALTLERAGAESLMGGTIR from the coding sequence ATGGCGACCTCGATCATCACCGGCGGCGCCGGGTTCCTCGGCTCGCACCTCTGCGAGGCCCTGCTCGGCCGGGGCCACCGGGTGCTCTGCATCGACAACCTCGACACCGGTTCGCTCGAGAACATCGCCGGCCTGCGCGGCTCCGAGTTCGAGTTCATCCAGCACGACGTGACGGAGCCGTTCTTCACCGATGAGCCGGTCGACTTCGTCTACCACCTCGCCTCGCCCGCGAGTCCCATCGACTACGCGCGGCTGCCGTTGCACACGCTCAAGGTCGGCTCCTACGGGACCCACCACATGCTCGGCCTGGCGAAGAAGAAGCGGGCTCGATTCGTCACCGCCTCGACCTCCGAGGTCTACGGCGACCCCCAGGTCCACCCGCAGCCGGAGAGCTACTGGGGCCACGTCAACCCGATCGGCCCGCGCGGGGTCTACGACGAGGCCAAGCGCTACGCCGAGGCCCTGACCATGGCCTACCACCGCCAGCAGGGCGTTGACACCGGGATCGTGAGGACCTTCAACACGTATGGCCCGAGAATGAGGCCACACGACGGGCGCGCGATCCCGACCTTCCTGCGCCAGGCACTCCAGGACAAGCCGATCACCGTGTTCGGCGACGGCTCGCAGACGCGGAGCTTCTGCTTCGTCGACGACCAGGTCCGGGGCTACATCGCGATGGCCGAGTCCGACAACCACCTCCCGATCAACATCGGGAACCCGAACGAGTTCACGTTGCTCGAGCTCGCCGAGCGAGTCATCGAGGTATGCGAGTCGAAATCGGAGATCGTCTTCGAGGCGCTGCCGATCGACGACCCGCAGATCCGCCAGCCCGATATCACGAGGGCGCGAGAGCTGCTCGGCTGGGAGCCGACCGTCGAGCTCGCGGAAGGTCTCGCGCTGACCCTCGAGCGCGCCGGGGCCGAGAGCCTGATGGGCGGGACGATCCGCTGA
- a CDS encoding glycosyltransferase family 4 protein has product MRIAHLTATFPPYPGGAGNTAFRFARGQAERGHHVEVFTAPAPGEIPDPGKAIVHRIEPRFAIGNAPLIPQLARLDGFDLVHLHYPFIFGSELTLLARLRSPARRQALLVHYKNRLVGEGNRGALFEAYEHSVAPALIRASDRVCVLSEDHARSVSYLRRTLERDPEKLIEMPNGVDAEHAFTPGEDVSGLRDRLGIAPGAIVMAFVATLDRAHHFKRLDVAIDALALAARSRPDADLQIVVAGGGELTEGFRQRANERGVGERVHFLGSVPHAELPNVLRASDLFLLTTEPPESFGIVLIEAMACGLPAIATDYPGVRAVVEDGETGLLAKQGDPGAVAAAIERLVDSGEAGRIAMGAIGRERALRIWNWESLLDRMDAAYAEAIAARRAKLGR; this is encoded by the coding sequence ATGCGGATCGCACATCTCACCGCGACCTTCCCGCCCTACCCCGGCGGCGCCGGCAACACGGCGTTTCGCTTCGCGCGCGGGCAGGCCGAGCGCGGACACCACGTCGAGGTGTTCACCGCGCCCGCTCCGGGCGAGATCCCGGACCCCGGGAAGGCGATCGTGCACCGGATCGAGCCACGGTTCGCGATCGGCAACGCACCGCTGATCCCGCAGCTCGCGCGGCTCGACGGGTTCGACCTCGTGCACCTGCACTACCCGTTCATCTTCGGCTCGGAGCTCACGCTGCTCGCCCGGCTGCGTAGTCCAGCCCGCAGGCAGGCGCTGCTCGTCCACTACAAGAACCGGCTCGTCGGCGAGGGCAACCGCGGCGCGCTGTTCGAGGCCTACGAGCACTCGGTCGCCCCGGCGCTGATCCGCGCCTCGGACCGGGTCTGCGTCCTCTCCGAGGATCACGCGCGATCGGTGTCCTACCTGCGCCGGACGCTTGAGCGCGACCCCGAGAAGCTGATCGAGATGCCCAACGGCGTCGACGCCGAGCATGCCTTCACGCCGGGTGAGGACGTGAGCGGGCTGCGCGACCGGCTCGGCATCGCGCCGGGGGCGATCGTGATGGCGTTCGTGGCCACGCTCGACCGCGCCCACCACTTCAAGCGCCTCGACGTCGCGATCGACGCGCTGGCACTCGCCGCGCGGAGCCGCCCGGACGCCGACCTCCAGATCGTCGTCGCCGGCGGCGGCGAGCTGACGGAGGGATTCCGTCAGCGGGCCAACGAGCGCGGGGTCGGCGAGCGCGTCCACTTCCTCGGCTCGGTCCCCCACGCCGAGCTGCCGAACGTCCTGCGCGCCTCCGACCTGTTCCTGCTGACGACCGAGCCGCCGGAGTCCTTCGGGATCGTCCTGATCGAGGCGATGGCCTGCGGCCTGCCGGCGATCGCGACTGACTACCCCGGGGTCCGGGCGGTCGTCGAGGACGGGGAGACGGGCCTGCTCGCCAAGCAGGGCGACCCCGGAGCCGTGGCCGCGGCGATCGAGCGGCTCGTCGACTCGGGCGAGGCCGGGCGGATCGCGATGGGCGCGATCGGCCGCGAGCGGGCGCTTCGGATCTGGAACTGGGAGTCGCTGCTCGACAGGATGGACGCCGCCTACGCCGAGGCGATCGCCGCCCGGCGCGCGAAGCTCGGCCGATGA
- a CDS encoding glycosyltransferase, producing MSSRSILLVAYFYPPCTDTGAQRPAAMVKWLRRLGHRVTVLTTSAYGSVEPGGELASATHRTADLQLLRARLAGQDRVGAMYDADTYSGRPHPLSRVVVPEPLLAAWGPFALAAAHRLARREHFDAVITTSPPETVHAIGRALRRRHGIPWIADIRDAWNFEPLRPRFPTRAQRRLDHALERRWLGAADVVVGVSEPAVADMRARLGIEETALITNGWDPEGEPAEIDRSPEDSPAGDGPRLDPARVSLVYTGRFGSYGRDPRGLLDGLARLAREDPEAAGRLELVVAGPLTEAERPLFERDVSPARIVLAGSLSRPEALALQRSADVLLLVAQPTRSQLLNFKLFEYVAAARPILALAEGTDAARVAREVGGEAVRADDPGAIARALGRVARGQLAAPSPAAADPYTYPGPAERMEKAVERAIERVKRA from the coding sequence ATGAGCTCGCGCTCGATCCTCCTCGTCGCCTACTTCTACCCGCCATGCACGGACACCGGGGCTCAGCGACCCGCCGCGATGGTCAAGTGGCTGCGCCGGCTCGGCCACCGCGTGACGGTGCTCACCACCTCGGCCTACGGCTCCGTCGAGCCCGGCGGTGAGCTCGCATCGGCGACGCACCGAACCGCCGACCTACAGCTCCTCCGTGCCCGGCTCGCCGGCCAGGACCGCGTCGGCGCGATGTACGACGCCGACACCTACTCGGGGCGACCGCACCCGCTGAGCCGCGTCGTCGTGCCCGAGCCGTTGCTCGCCGCGTGGGGTCCGTTCGCGCTCGCCGCCGCCCACAGGCTCGCCCGCCGCGAGCACTTCGACGCGGTGATCACGACCTCACCACCCGAGACGGTCCACGCGATCGGTCGCGCGCTGCGCCGGCGCCACGGGATCCCCTGGATCGCCGACATCCGCGACGCGTGGAACTTCGAGCCGCTGCGCCCGCGCTTCCCGACGCGAGCGCAACGGCGCCTCGACCACGCGCTCGAGCGTCGCTGGCTCGGCGCGGCGGACGTGGTCGTCGGGGTCTCGGAGCCGGCCGTCGCCGACATGCGCGCGCGGCTCGGCATCGAAGAGACCGCGCTGATCACGAACGGCTGGGACCCGGAGGGCGAGCCGGCCGAGATCGATCGCTCCCCCGAGGACTCCCCCGCCGGCGACGGACCCCGCCTCGACCCCGCCCGGGTCTCTCTCGTCTACACGGGGCGCTTCGGCAGCTACGGTCGCGATCCGCGTGGCCTGCTCGACGGACTCGCGAGGCTCGCCCGCGAGGACCCGGAGGCCGCCGGACGGCTGGAGCTCGTGGTCGCCGGGCCGCTCACCGAAGCCGAGCGGCCGCTGTTCGAACGCGACGTCTCGCCGGCGCGGATCGTCCTCGCCGGAAGCCTGTCGCGCCCCGAGGCACTCGCTCTCCAGCGCTCGGCCGACGTGCTCCTGCTCGTCGCCCAGCCGACGCGCTCGCAGCTCCTCAACTTCAAGCTCTTCGAGTACGTCGCTGCCGCGCGCCCGATCCTCGCACTCGCCGAGGGCACCGATGCCGCGCGTGTCGCTCGGGAGGTCGGCGGCGAGGCGGTCCGAGCCGACGATCCCGGGGCGATCGCGCGCGCCCTCGGGCGGGTCGCGCGCGGCCAGCTCGCGGCGCCCTCTCCAGCCGCCGCCGATCCCTACACCTACCCGGGACCCGCAGAGCGCATGGAGAAGGCGGTCGAACGCGCGATCGAGCGCGTTAAGCGCGCTTGA
- a CDS encoding diguanylate cyclase gives MGAPGALAPNYDRSWRRVQSLLPTGGSLPAEDWHKRHRALLAMLWLAVAVLPVYALIDGYPLFHSLLDAVPVAVFAVPASMGRFGRKLRSAMCSLGLLTSVAVFIHLSGGLIEAHFLFFVFIVALTLYEDWLALGIAVAYVLLHHGLMGTLDPEAVYNYPDAWAHPVKWALIHAAFVGAAGAVAVIAWRLNEHVREDLLSAQREVAELAETDSLTGLGNRRRAMAEINAACEAPEPDAGLVILDLNGFKAYNDSFGHPAGDALLERLGRELRRATQGRAAAFRLGGDEFCLLVEDSAAVSEVEIVAREALSETGEGFSISASSGISRIPDEAASASGAIQLADSRMYEQKAYSRIGLTDESKQVLLQALVERYPDLEDHLDEVTDLAERVGVESGMDADEIDALRHAAELHDIGKVAIPDAILNKPGPLDEREWEFMRRHTLIGQRIVSAAAALRPAGEVVRSSHERWDGEGYPDRLAGEQIPLGARIVAVCDAYHAMTADRVYRRAMSHEDAMSELKRCAGTQFDPDVVATFERAIATPGAREPSPRQTLTVVSSAVTPAART, from the coding sequence ATGGGGGCTCCGGGCGCACTCGCGCCTAACTACGACCGGTCTTGGCGACGTGTCCAGTCGCTGTTGCCGACGGGCGGATCGCTTCCCGCCGAGGACTGGCACAAGCGCCACCGCGCGCTGCTCGCGATGCTCTGGCTCGCGGTCGCGGTGCTTCCCGTCTACGCGCTGATCGACGGCTATCCGCTCTTCCACAGCCTGCTCGACGCGGTGCCGGTCGCCGTCTTCGCCGTCCCGGCGTCGATGGGGCGCTTCGGTCGCAAGCTGCGCTCGGCGATGTGCTCACTCGGCCTGCTGACCAGCGTCGCCGTCTTCATCCACCTGAGCGGCGGGCTGATCGAAGCCCACTTCCTGTTCTTCGTCTTCATCGTCGCGCTGACGTTGTACGAGGACTGGCTGGCACTCGGCATCGCCGTGGCGTACGTCCTCCTCCACCACGGCCTGATGGGAACGCTCGACCCCGAGGCGGTCTACAACTACCCCGACGCCTGGGCGCACCCGGTCAAGTGGGCGCTGATCCACGCCGCGTTCGTCGGCGCGGCCGGTGCGGTCGCGGTGATCGCGTGGCGGCTCAACGAGCACGTCCGCGAGGACCTTCTGAGCGCCCAGCGCGAGGTCGCCGAGCTGGCCGAGACCGACAGCCTCACCGGGCTTGGCAACCGCCGCCGCGCGATGGCCGAGATCAACGCGGCCTGCGAGGCCCCCGAGCCCGACGCCGGACTCGTGATCCTCGACCTCAACGGCTTCAAGGCCTACAACGACAGCTTCGGTCACCCGGCCGGTGACGCGTTGCTCGAGCGCCTCGGCCGCGAGCTGCGCCGCGCCACGCAGGGCCGCGCCGCAGCCTTCCGGCTCGGGGGCGACGAGTTCTGCCTTCTCGTCGAGGACAGCGCTGCGGTCTCCGAGGTCGAGATCGTCGCTCGGGAGGCGCTGTCGGAGACCGGCGAGGGCTTCTCGATCTCCGCCTCCTCGGGCATCTCCCGGATCCCTGACGAGGCCGCGAGCGCGTCGGGGGCGATCCAGCTCGCCGACTCGCGGATGTATGAGCAAAAGGCCTACTCGCGGATCGGGCTGACCGACGAGAGCAAGCAGGTGCTGCTGCAGGCGCTCGTCGAGCGCTACCCCGACCTCGAGGACCACCTCGACGAGGTCACCGATCTCGCCGAGCGGGTCGGCGTCGAGTCAGGGATGGACGCCGATGAGATCGACGCCCTGCGCCACGCGGCCGAGCTCCACGACATCGGCAAGGTGGCGATCCCCGACGCGATCCTCAACAAGCCCGGCCCACTCGACGAGCGGGAGTGGGAGTTCATGCGCCGCCACACCCTGATCGGCCAGCGCATCGTCTCGGCGGCGGCGGCGCTGCGGCCGGCGGGCGAGGTCGTCCGCTCCTCGCACGAGCGCTGGGACGGCGAGGGATACCCCGACCGTCTGGCCGGCGAGCAGATACCCCTCGGCGCCCGGATCGTCGCGGTCTGCGACGCCTACCACGCGATGACCGCCGACCGCGTCTACCGCAGGGCGATGAGCCATGAGGACGCGATGTCCGAGCTGAAGCGCTGCGCCGGGACCCAGTTCGACCCCGACGTCGTCGCAACCTTCGAGCGCGCGATCGCGACGCCCGGCGCCCGCGAGCCGTCCCCACGCCAGACCCTCACCGTCGTCTCCTCGGCCGTGACACCGGCCGCGCGGACCTAG
- a CDS encoding DUF3253 domain-containing protein: MTSTDARRAIRDELARRRDGATICPSDAARALGGDEGFRELMPLVRDAAREMVRDGELEVTQRGEVVDIDTARGPIRLRPAERSG; this comes from the coding sequence ATCACGAGCACCGACGCCCGCCGCGCGATCCGCGACGAGCTCGCGCGGCGGCGTGACGGCGCGACGATCTGTCCTTCCGACGCCGCGCGTGCCCTCGGTGGCGACGAGGGCTTCCGCGAACTGATGCCACTCGTCCGCGACGCCGCGCGGGAGATGGTCCGCGACGGGGAGCTCGAGGTGACCCAGCGCGGCGAGGTCGTCGACATCGACACCGCCCGCGGGCCGATCCGGCTGCGCCCGGCAGAGCGCTCGGGCTGA